A section of the Trachemys scripta elegans isolate TJP31775 chromosome 10, CAS_Tse_1.0, whole genome shotgun sequence genome encodes:
- the LOC117884291 gene encoding CDC42 small effector protein 2-B-like: MTEFLVCFNWCSGEQPQPKRRRRLDRNMIGEPMNFVHTAHVGTRDMNSGFTSAGSIQDHMKSKGGYANGPPASAQL, translated from the exons ATGACTGAGTTCTTGGTTTGCTTTAACTGGTGCAGTGGTGAGCAGCCCCAGCCA AAGAGACGTCGGAGACTAGACCGAAATATGATTGGAGAACCAATGAACTTTGTCCATACTGCCCATGTTGGAACAAGAGATATGAATAGTGGTTTTACATCT GCTGGGTCAATTCAGGACCATATGAAGTCAAAAGGTGGCTACGCAAATGGCCCTCCTGCAAGTGCACAGCTATAG